From Rutidosis leptorrhynchoides isolate AG116_Rl617_1_P2 chromosome 3, CSIRO_AGI_Rlap_v1, whole genome shotgun sequence, a single genomic window includes:
- the LOC139899716 gene encoding uncharacterized protein, whose protein sequence is MVELADDKNPQLVRHELVDFYVIRSTSRYNALLGRNFIRRFNTLPSVLHGLIKFPTMGGIATIASHQTTELCGSVVPVSIPNMGEQLKCSAVIANRLHPDKRIKIGAGLSTETKAKLHGILSANADVFAWQESDMTGVPRDIAEHKLNVNPSLTPVRKKKRHMALGRNINKACPKDNYPLPEIDWKVESLSGFRYKCFLDAYKGYYHILMAMEDEDKTAFHTPQVPAYAREFWLTYAHRHAVYILF, encoded by the exons atggtagagcttgcggatgataAAAATCCACAGTTGGTCAGGCACGAGTTGGTTGACTTTTATGTGATTCGTTCAACTTCGCGTTACAATGCGCTTCTGGGAAGaaatttcatacggcgttttaatACTTTACCATCGGTATTGCATGGCTTAATTAAGTTTCCTACAATGGGCGGAAttgccacaattgcgtcacatcaaacaaccgagttatgTGGTTCGGTCGTGCCTGTAAGCATTCCCAACATGGGAGAACAACTTAAATGCAGTGCAGTCATAGCTAACCGCTTGCATCCGGACAAGCGTatcaaaatcggcgcaggcttgtcaactGAAACTAAAGCTAAGTTGCACGGTATCTTGTCCGCTAAtgcagatgttttcgcatggcaaGAATCAGATATGACAGGAGTCccgcgggatattgcggaacataagttgaatgttaatccatcactcacgccCGTTCGGAAAAAGAAGCGGCACATGGCTCTTgggcgca acattaacaaaGCGTGTCCCAAAgataactaccctctcccggagattgactggaaggtagaatcgttATCAGGTTTTCGTTACaaatgttttctggatgcgtaCAAGGGTTATTACCACATCCTAATGGCTATGGAAGATGAAGACAAAACTGCTttccatacgccgcagg TACCCGCGTATGCGCGTGAGTTTTGGTTAACTTACGCGCATAGGCATGCGGTAtacattttgttttga